A region of Candidatus Binatia bacterium DNA encodes the following proteins:
- a CDS encoding MJ0042-type zinc finger domain-containing protein: MTVQCPRCRTQYKVPTARINDPRPVFKCTRCSLVFTREAERPARQSRGRAEERNLDLPFVRDDDAAESRPSRARRRRTEEDEAAAAAEDDETVVQAAEPEDEEEDEREDVAPDDEEEELEDDEEEEETDEAEDEEDDEPEDVRPAPAPRARERAARSERSSSREREVARDEHEEPAFVARATRERERERERERERERERELERERQRERERARERERELERQRERERARPARQRSHRDELRLRDEDDFDDLEDLEDDEPRRPILASDDRQRRPPINPRRIKSAAASESRSPLRAVAIGVGTVCAIYLGLAVALDRRPAEALETLSRVPILGRLLGGDHLLVWRLQLTQVEGGLDHIKGGRPAYVVSGRAINTTNEDLRIIEIEGRLLVNGVEQRRQTVYAANQQRKTIQDLSPSEVEMLLRLEPNRRFVIRPGESASFLLVFPDPPPGTTEVTCRVIDARTA; the protein is encoded by the coding sequence ATGACCGTCCAGTGCCCGCGCTGCCGCACCCAGTACAAGGTCCCCACCGCGCGCATCAACGACCCGCGCCCGGTCTTCAAGTGCACGCGCTGCAGCCTCGTCTTCACGCGCGAGGCCGAGCGCCCGGCGCGCCAGTCGCGCGGCCGCGCCGAGGAGCGCAACCTCGACCTGCCCTTCGTGCGCGACGACGACGCCGCCGAGAGCCGTCCGTCGCGCGCCCGGCGCCGACGCACCGAGGAGGACGAGGCCGCCGCCGCAGCCGAGGACGACGAGACCGTGGTGCAGGCCGCCGAGCCCGAGGACGAGGAAGAGGACGAGCGCGAGGACGTCGCCCCCGACGACGAGGAAGAAGAGCTCGAGGACGACGAGGAAGAAGAAGAGACGGACGAGGCAGAGGACGAGGAGGACGACGAGCCCGAGGACGTCCGCCCAGCCCCTGCCCCGCGCGCCCGCGAGCGCGCCGCGCGCAGCGAGCGCTCCTCGAGCCGCGAGCGCGAGGTCGCGCGCGACGAGCACGAGGAGCCGGCGTTCGTCGCCCGCGCTACCCGCGAGCGCGAACGTGAGCGCGAGCGGGAACGCGAGCGCGAGAGAGAGCGTGAGCTCGAGCGCGAGCGGCAGCGGGAACGCGAGCGGGCCCGCGAGCGGGAGCGCGAGCTCGAACGACAGCGCGAGCGCGAGCGCGCACGCCCCGCACGTCAGCGCTCGCACCGCGACGAGCTCCGCCTGCGCGACGAGGACGACTTCGACGACCTCGAAGACCTCGAGGACGACGAGCCGCGCCGGCCGATCCTCGCCTCCGACGACCGCCAGCGGCGTCCGCCGATCAACCCGCGGCGCATCAAGTCGGCGGCCGCGAGCGAGAGCCGCTCACCGCTGCGCGCGGTGGCGATCGGCGTCGGCACGGTGTGCGCGATCTACCTCGGCCTCGCGGTCGCGCTCGACCGGCGTCCGGCCGAGGCGCTCGAGACGCTGAGCCGCGTGCCGATCCTCGGCCGCCTGCTCGGCGGCGACCACCTGCTCGTCTGGCGTCTGCAGCTCACGCAGGTCGAGGGCGGCCTCGATCACATCAAGGGCGGCCGCCCGGCGTACGTCGTCAGCGGACGCGCGATCAACACCACCAACGAGGACCTGCGCATCATCGAGATCGAGGGTCGGCTGCTGGTCAACGGCGTCGAGCAGCGGCGGCAGACGGTCTACGCCGCGAACCAGCAGCGCAAGACCATCCAGGATCTGTCGCCGAGCGAGGTCGAGATGCTGCTGCGGCTCGAGCCGAACCGGCGCTTCGTGATCCGCCCCGGGGAGTCGGCGAGCTTCCTCCTGGTGTTCCCCGATCCGCCGCCCGGGACGACCGAGGTCACGTGCCGCGTGATCGACGCGCGGACGGCGTGA
- the tatA gene encoding twin-arginine translocase TatA/TatE family subunit translates to MGLGIPELLIILIVVLIIFGPGKLPALGSGVGNALRNFRKAVNQPDAIDVTPPQEDDANRTAHAQSAGDTSSANTERSA, encoded by the coding sequence ATGGGACTGGGAATTCCCGAGCTGTTGATCATCCTGATCGTCGTGCTGATCATCTTCGGCCCGGGGAAGCTGCCCGCTCTCGGTAGTGGCGTGGGTAACGCGCTACGGAACTTTCGCAAGGCAGTGAACCAGCCCGACGCGATCGACGTCACGCCCCCGCAGGAGGACGACGCGAATCGCACCGCGCACGCGCAGAGCGCCGGCGACACCTCGTCGGCCAACACCGAGCGCAGCGCCTGA
- the ald gene encoding alanine dehydrogenase produces MTIGVPREIKPDENRVALTPAGCAALRAHGHRVLVERGAGAGSGLADERYREAGAELIDDPEVLWAESTLVLKVKEPVEEEIPRLRPGLALFTYLHLAANERLTRALLDSDTTAIAYETLQLDDGSLPLLMPMSEVAGRLAIQVGAWCLEHQNGGRGVLLSGASGVRPGKVVILGAGIAGTSACQVAAGVGADVSILDVNATRLRYVHDILRGQVTTVMSNRANVEEEVLSADLVIGTVLIPGARAPKLLSRELVAAMRKGAALVDVSIDQGGTSETSRPTTHRDPIYVEHGVVHYCVTNMPGIVPHTSTHALTNATLSYALQIADAGVEQALRASVPLQRALNVYRGKVVHAGVAEACGLEATPVRDVLG; encoded by the coding sequence ATGACGATCGGCGTCCCGCGCGAGATCAAGCCCGACGAGAACCGCGTCGCGCTGACGCCCGCGGGCTGCGCGGCGCTGCGCGCGCACGGCCACCGCGTGCTGGTCGAGCGCGGCGCCGGCGCCGGCTCCGGGCTCGCCGACGAGCGCTATCGCGAAGCCGGCGCCGAGCTGATCGACGACCCCGAGGTGCTGTGGGCCGAGAGCACGCTGGTGCTCAAGGTGAAGGAGCCCGTCGAGGAAGAGATCCCTCGCCTGCGGCCGGGGCTCGCGCTCTTCACCTACCTGCACCTCGCCGCCAACGAGCGCTTGACACGCGCGCTCCTCGACAGCGACACGACCGCGATCGCCTACGAGACGCTGCAGCTCGACGACGGCTCGCTGCCGCTCCTGATGCCGATGAGCGAGGTGGCCGGACGCCTCGCGATCCAGGTCGGCGCCTGGTGCCTCGAGCACCAGAACGGCGGCCGCGGGGTGCTCTTGTCCGGAGCGTCGGGCGTGCGTCCGGGCAAGGTCGTGATTCTCGGCGCCGGCATCGCCGGCACCAGCGCCTGCCAGGTCGCCGCCGGCGTCGGCGCCGACGTGAGCATCCTCGACGTGAACGCGACGCGGCTGCGCTACGTGCACGACATCCTGCGCGGCCAGGTCACCACCGTGATGTCGAACCGCGCCAACGTCGAGGAGGAGGTGCTGAGCGCCGACCTCGTGATCGGCACCGTGCTGATCCCGGGCGCGCGCGCGCCGAAGCTCCTGTCACGCGAGCTCGTCGCGGCGATGCGCAAGGGAGCGGCGCTGGTCGACGTGTCGATCGACCAGGGCGGCACGTCGGAGACCTCGCGCCCGACGACGCACCGCGACCCGATCTACGTCGAGCACGGCGTCGTGCACTACTGCGTGACCAACATGCCCGGCATCGTGCCGCACACGTCCACGCACGCGCTCACCAACGCGACGCTGTCCTACGCGCTGCAGATCGCCGACGCGGGCGTCGAGCAGGCGCTGCGCGCCAGCGTGCCGCTGCAGCGCGCGCTCAACGTCTACCGCGGCAAGGTCGTGCACGCGGGCGTCGCGGAGGCCTGCGGCCTCGAGGCGACGCCGGTGCGCGACGTGCTGGGTTGA
- the gcvPB gene encoding aminomethyl-transferring glycine dehydrogenase subunit GcvPB → MYDEPLLFEAGSPGRRAVSLPADDLPPDVALPALEPELAQPSLEGLPELSELEVVRHFTRLSQWNFSIASNFYPLGSCTMKYNPIVNEWAARLPGHQGIHPLWPDVLTQGALALMHELEQMLAEVSGMDAVTLTPAAGAQGEFVGIKMVRAYHEQQGNPRKTVLIPASAHGTNPASSVLCGYRCVEVPVGRDGLVHVADVEARLDEDVAAVMITNPNTLGLFERDIRSIADAVHAKGGLVYIDGANMNALCGVTRPGDVGADVLHINLHKTFSTPHGGGGPGAGPVGVKKILEPFLPVPRVVRTASGFQLSEDAPLSIGRVRTFHGNFGMLVRAYTYMLGLGGDGITRMTERAVLNANYLRKKLEPLLTIAQRGPCLHECVFTDQGLADTGVKTMDIAKRLLDFGFHAPTIYFPLVVSGAMMIEPTETESRETLDAFVAAIERIVAEARKDPQLLKTAPHTTRVRRLDEVRAARRPVLRWRPAKPADEATASSGDPPASDAPASSGETPASSGDAPASSGETSAPASDAPAPSADPSTDTAEG, encoded by the coding sequence ATGTACGACGAGCCGCTGCTGTTCGAGGCGGGATCGCCGGGACGCCGCGCGGTCTCCCTGCCGGCCGACGACCTGCCGCCGGACGTCGCTCTGCCGGCGCTCGAGCCGGAGCTCGCGCAGCCGTCGCTCGAGGGGCTGCCCGAGCTCAGCGAGCTCGAGGTGGTGCGTCACTTCACGCGCCTCTCGCAGTGGAACTTCTCGATCGCGTCGAACTTCTACCCGCTCGGCTCGTGCACGATGAAGTACAACCCGATCGTGAACGAGTGGGCGGCGCGGCTCCCCGGCCACCAGGGGATCCACCCGCTTTGGCCCGACGTGCTGACGCAGGGCGCGCTCGCGCTGATGCACGAGCTCGAGCAGATGCTCGCCGAGGTGAGCGGCATGGACGCCGTGACGCTCACGCCCGCGGCCGGCGCGCAGGGCGAGTTCGTCGGCATCAAGATGGTGCGCGCGTACCACGAGCAGCAGGGCAACCCGCGCAAGACCGTTTTGATCCCGGCGAGCGCGCACGGCACCAACCCGGCGAGCTCGGTGCTGTGCGGCTACCGCTGCGTCGAGGTGCCGGTCGGGCGTGACGGGCTCGTGCACGTCGCGGACGTCGAGGCGCGTCTCGACGAGGACGTCGCCGCGGTGATGATCACCAACCCGAACACGCTCGGGCTCTTCGAGCGCGACATCCGCAGCATCGCCGACGCGGTTCACGCGAAGGGCGGGCTGGTCTACATCGACGGCGCGAACATGAACGCGCTCTGCGGCGTCACGCGTCCCGGCGACGTCGGCGCCGACGTGCTGCACATCAACCTGCACAAGACGTTCTCGACGCCGCACGGCGGCGGCGGTCCGGGCGCGGGTCCGGTGGGCGTCAAGAAGATCCTCGAGCCGTTCCTGCCGGTGCCGCGCGTCGTGCGAACCGCGAGCGGCTTCCAGCTCTCGGAGGACGCGCCGCTGTCGATCGGGCGCGTGCGCACGTTCCACGGCAACTTCGGCATGCTGGTGCGCGCCTACACCTACATGCTCGGGCTCGGCGGCGACGGCATCACGCGCATGACCGAGCGCGCCGTGCTGAACGCGAACTACCTGCGCAAGAAGCTCGAGCCGCTCTTGACGATCGCGCAGCGCGGGCCGTGCCTGCACGAGTGCGTGTTCACGGATCAGGGTCTCGCCGACACCGGCGTCAAGACCATGGACATCGCCAAGCGGCTGCTCGACTTCGGCTTCCACGCGCCGACGATCTACTTCCCGCTGGTGGTGAGCGGCGCAATGATGATCGAGCCGACGGAGACCGAGAGCCGCGAGACCCTCGACGCCTTCGTCGCCGCGATCGAGCGCATCGTCGCCGAGGCGCGGAAGGATCCGCAGCTGCTCAAGACCGCACCGCACACGACGCGCGTGCGCCGGCTCGACGAGGTGCGCGCGGCGCGCCGTCCGGTGCTGCGCTGGCGTCCGGCGAAGCCCGCGGACGAGGCGACGGCGTCGTCCGGTGACCCGCCTGCGTCCGATGCGCCTGCGTCGTCCGGGGAAACGCCCGCGTCTTCCGGCGACGCACCTGCGTCGTCCGGCGAGACGTCCGCGCCGGCGAGCGACGCGCCCGCGCCGTCCGCCGACCCCTCCACGGACACCGCCGAGGGCTGA
- the folD gene encoding bifunctional methylenetetrahydrofolate dehydrogenase/methenyltetrahydrofolate cyclohydrolase FolD: MAADEAAGARIIDGKAIAQRVREEVRARVAELKQRGVEPGLATVLVGDDPASAIYVRNKKKACVEAGMASFGHELPASTTEAELLRLIDELNARPDVHGILVQLPLPSHLVPERIIERISPDKDVDGLHAVSRGRLVAGEPGLRPCTPLGVLRLLDEVGCDPKGKRAVVVGRSLLVGKPAALLLLERHATVTICHSRTADLAGEIGRADILVAAIGKAQAIKGEWIKPGAVVIDVGTNRTDEGLVGDVEFEVARQRASAITPVPGGVGPMTIAMLLANTAQAAAASLR; encoded by the coding sequence ATGGCGGCGGACGAAGCAGCGGGCGCACGCATCATCGACGGCAAGGCGATCGCGCAGCGCGTACGCGAGGAGGTCCGCGCGCGCGTCGCGGAGCTCAAGCAGCGCGGCGTCGAGCCGGGGCTCGCGACCGTGCTCGTGGGCGACGATCCCGCGTCCGCGATCTACGTGCGCAACAAGAAGAAGGCCTGCGTCGAGGCCGGCATGGCGTCGTTCGGCCACGAGCTGCCGGCGTCGACCACCGAGGCCGAGCTGCTGCGCCTGATCGACGAGCTGAACGCGCGCCCCGACGTGCACGGCATCCTCGTGCAGCTTCCGCTGCCGTCGCACCTCGTGCCCGAGCGCATCATCGAGCGCATCTCGCCGGACAAGGACGTCGACGGTCTGCACGCGGTGAGCCGCGGACGTCTCGTCGCCGGTGAGCCGGGGCTGCGGCCGTGCACGCCGCTCGGCGTGCTGCGCCTGCTCGACGAGGTCGGCTGCGACCCGAAGGGCAAGCGCGCGGTGGTGGTCGGCAGAAGCCTGCTGGTCGGCAAGCCGGCGGCGCTGCTGCTCCTCGAGCGTCACGCGACCGTGACCATCTGCCACTCGCGCACCGCGGACCTCGCCGGCGAGATCGGACGCGCCGACATCCTGGTCGCCGCGATCGGCAAGGCGCAGGCGATCAAGGGCGAGTGGATCAAGCCGGGCGCGGTGGTGATCGACGTCGGCACGAACCGCACGGACGAGGGCCTCGTCGGCGACGTCGAGTTCGAGGTCGCGCGCCAGCGCGCGAGCGCGATCACGCCGGTGCCGGGCGGCGTCGGTCCGATGACGATCGCGATGCTGCTCGCCAACACCGCGCAGGCGGCCGCCGCGAGCCTGCGCTAG
- the gcvPA gene encoding aminomethyl-transferring glycine dehydrogenase subunit GcvPA, producing MDYTPHTEADVQAMLAEIGVSRIADLFAHLPEDVRLGRALDIAPGLSEPDLRARLAALASRNRAEVLSFVGAGAYAHYIPSAVDALASRSEFATAYTPYQPEVSQGTLQAIFEFQTITSILLGTELANASMYDGASAAAEAVLMALRLRASRTRDARGGKVVVARSLHPNVRQTIATYLSSMEDVTLIEAGFDQSGRVQLDDATAGNGDAAAGEVACVVVGYPNFFGVVEDLRAASAWAQAHGALLVTVTLEPLALGWLTPPGALGADIAVGEGQGLGLPLSYGGPGVGLFGTRESFLRAMPGRIVGETVDADGKRGFCLTLSTREQHIRREKATSNICTNHSLCALAFTICVALLGPNGLRDLARLNVRKLRYAVAQLAGAGLEERFTGPTFNECVMRGADVSGRWEKLVRRGIVAGVPLGRWYPELDDSLLVCVTDVHRRADIERLASEWRSAGAA from the coding sequence ATGGACTACACCCCCCACACCGAGGCGGACGTCCAGGCGATGCTCGCCGAGATCGGCGTCTCGCGCATCGCCGATCTCTTCGCCCACCTGCCCGAGGACGTGCGTCTCGGGCGCGCGCTCGACATCGCGCCCGGGCTCAGTGAACCCGACCTCCGCGCGCGTCTCGCGGCGCTCGCGAGCCGCAACCGCGCCGAGGTGCTGTCGTTCGTCGGCGCGGGCGCGTACGCGCACTACATCCCGAGCGCGGTCGACGCGCTCGCCTCGCGCTCGGAGTTCGCGACCGCGTACACGCCCTACCAGCCCGAGGTCAGCCAGGGCACGCTGCAGGCGATCTTCGAGTTCCAGACGATCACCTCGATCCTGCTCGGCACCGAGCTCGCGAACGCGAGCATGTACGACGGCGCTTCGGCCGCCGCCGAGGCGGTGCTGATGGCGCTGCGTTTGCGCGCGAGCCGCACGCGCGACGCGCGCGGCGGGAAGGTGGTCGTCGCGCGCTCGCTGCACCCGAACGTCCGCCAGACGATCGCGACCTACCTGTCCTCGATGGAGGACGTGACGCTGATCGAGGCGGGCTTCGACCAGAGCGGCCGCGTACAGCTCGACGACGCGACCGCCGGCAACGGTGACGCCGCGGCGGGCGAGGTCGCGTGCGTGGTCGTCGGCTACCCGAACTTCTTCGGCGTCGTCGAGGATCTGCGCGCGGCGTCGGCGTGGGCGCAGGCGCACGGCGCGCTGCTCGTCACGGTGACGCTCGAGCCGCTCGCGCTCGGCTGGCTCACTCCGCCGGGCGCTCTCGGCGCCGACATCGCGGTCGGCGAAGGGCAGGGGCTCGGGCTGCCGCTGAGCTACGGCGGGCCGGGTGTCGGCCTGTTCGGCACGCGCGAGAGCTTTCTGCGCGCGATGCCGGGACGCATCGTCGGCGAGACCGTCGACGCCGACGGCAAGCGCGGCTTTTGCTTGACGCTGTCGACGCGCGAGCAGCACATCCGCCGCGAGAAGGCGACCTCCAACATCTGCACGAACCACAGCCTGTGCGCGCTCGCGTTCACGATCTGCGTGGCGCTGCTCGGGCCGAACGGCCTGCGCGACCTCGCGCGCCTCAACGTGCGCAAGCTGCGCTACGCGGTTGCGCAGCTCGCCGGGGCGGGGCTCGAGGAGCGCTTCACGGGTCCGACGTTCAACGAGTGCGTCATGCGCGGCGCGGACGTCTCGGGACGCTGGGAGAAGCTCGTGCGGCGCGGGATCGTCGCCGGCGTGCCGCTCGGACGCTGGTACCCCGAGCTCGACGACTCCCTGCTCGTGTGCGTCACCGACGTGCACCGCCGCGCCGACATCGAGCGGCTCGCCAGCGAGTGGCGCTCCGCGGGAGCAGCGTGA
- a CDS encoding AI-2E family transporter, with amino-acid sequence MSTHELGRGEAAARAADARLEPEAPTQASPPPTATPPSASDAALAQRVSWILGAALVAALAFVVYQVLSHFAAGLAWAVILAVSVWPVHRRIRARLDRWPGLAAFTTILLVTLGLIVPLTTIGVLLVRELETLSTDLRGDLSDQVAILEDAASRLPLVGEPLREALVLLRQDTRAAVKALFGDHGGIVLTFAGQTAGAVSRTLFKLVVCLFTAFFLFRHGDSLAAQLRTAGRRVGGQRLEVILQHVGLTVRAVVYGLVMTAAVQGVAAAVGFWVAGVPFPWLLGALTMVLSFVPMGHAVVWVPAAVYLVLEQSYWAAAGIAIWGAGVVASIDNVIRPVFIGVRTGIPLLLVFIGVLGGILSFGMVGLFIGPVAIAITLALWWEWIGTPPEPPGPSGVPSKRAER; translated from the coding sequence ATGTCCACGCACGAGCTCGGCCGCGGCGAGGCGGCAGCACGCGCCGCCGATGCGCGGCTCGAGCCGGAGGCGCCGACCCAGGCGTCCCCACCGCCGACGGCGACGCCACCCTCGGCGAGCGACGCCGCGCTCGCGCAGCGGGTGTCCTGGATCCTCGGCGCGGCGCTGGTCGCCGCGCTCGCGTTCGTCGTCTACCAGGTCCTGTCGCACTTCGCGGCGGGGCTCGCGTGGGCGGTGATCCTCGCGGTGAGCGTCTGGCCGGTGCACCGCCGCATCCGCGCGCGCCTCGACCGCTGGCCCGGGCTCGCGGCCTTCACGACGATCCTGCTGGTCACGCTCGGCTTGATCGTCCCGCTGACCACGATCGGCGTCCTGCTCGTGCGCGAGCTCGAGACGCTGTCGACCGATCTACGCGGCGACCTGAGCGACCAGGTGGCGATCCTCGAGGACGCGGCGTCGCGCCTGCCGCTGGTCGGCGAGCCGCTGCGCGAGGCGCTCGTGCTGCTGCGTCAAGACACGCGCGCCGCCGTCAAGGCGCTGTTCGGCGACCACGGCGGCATCGTCTTGACGTTCGCCGGTCAGACCGCGGGCGCCGTGAGCCGGACGCTGTTCAAGCTCGTCGTCTGCCTGTTCACCGCGTTCTTCCTGTTCCGTCACGGCGACTCGCTCGCCGCGCAGCTACGCACCGCGGGACGGCGCGTCGGTGGACAGCGCCTCGAGGTCATCCTGCAGCACGTTGGCTTGACGGTGCGTGCGGTGGTCTACGGGCTGGTGATGACGGCGGCGGTGCAGGGCGTTGCCGCCGCGGTGGGCTTCTGGGTCGCCGGCGTGCCGTTTCCGTGGCTGCTCGGCGCGCTGACCATGGTGCTGTCGTTCGTGCCGATGGGGCACGCGGTGGTGTGGGTTCCGGCCGCCGTCTACCTGGTGCTCGAGCAGAGCTACTGGGCCGCGGCGGGGATCGCGATCTGGGGTGCGGGCGTGGTCGCGAGCATCGACAACGTGATCCGTCCCGTGTTCATCGGCGTGCGCACCGGCATTCCGCTGCTGCTGGTCTTCATCGGTGTGCTGGGCGGCATCCTGAGCTTCGGGATGGTCGGCCTCTTCATCGGGCCGGTCGCGATCGCGATCACGCTCGCGCTGTGGTGGGAATGGATCGGCACGCCGCCCGAGCCACCAGGGCCGAGCGGCGTGCCGTCGAAGCGCGCGGAGCGCTGA
- the gcvH gene encoding glycine cleavage system protein GcvH: MELPEDLKYTREHEWVSIDGTIATVGITDHAQQQLGEVVFVELPAVGDRVEKSEAFGVVESTKAVSDVYAPVSGEVTEINDDLPDNPELINEDPYGDGWMIKLQIGDTAELDELMTAEEYRKYIEESAAE, from the coding sequence ATGGAGCTTCCCGAGGACCTCAAGTACACCCGCGAGCACGAGTGGGTCTCGATCGACGGCACGATCGCGACCGTCGGCATCACCGACCACGCGCAGCAGCAGCTCGGCGAGGTCGTCTTCGTCGAGCTGCCCGCGGTCGGTGACCGTGTCGAGAAGTCCGAGGCGTTCGGCGTCGTCGAGTCGACCAAGGCGGTGTCGGACGTCTACGCGCCGGTCTCGGGCGAGGTCACGGAGATCAACGACGACCTGCCGGACAACCCCGAGCTCATCAACGAGGACCCCTACGGCGACGGCTGGATGATCAAGCTGCAGATCGGCGACACCGCCGAGCTCGACGAGCTGATGACCGCCGAGGAGTACCGCAAGTACATCGAGGAAAGCGCCGCCGAGTAG
- the gcvT gene encoding glycine cleavage system aminomethyltransferase GcvT, with protein sequence MRRTPLYEQHRAAGARFTEFSGWEMPVQYAGILAEHALVRRSAGLFDVSHMGEIEVRGPGALELCQRVATNDASRLAVGQAQYTLWCDENGGTIDDTILYRTGDERFLFCVNAGNAQICRDWILEQSKHVPNAVVVDRSDELALLALQGPRTTDVLQRVGAEAELLALPRFACAEATVAGVRVFAARTGYTGEDGFELFVPVASAVALWQALLGAASDDLEIGPIGLGARDTLRLEAGLPLYGHELARDVTPLEAGLGWAVKLDKPHFIGRDALVAQKQKGVPRQLVGLELREPGIARADYPVLADGKQVGRCTSGTKSPTLGKAIALALIARESLDAALSVEIRGRAVAAERVRLPFYRRPATPAS encoded by the coding sequence ATGCGCCGCACACCACTCTACGAGCAGCACCGCGCCGCGGGCGCGCGCTTCACCGAGTTCAGCGGCTGGGAGATGCCGGTGCAGTACGCGGGCATCCTCGCCGAGCACGCGCTCGTGCGCCGCAGCGCCGGGCTCTTCGACGTCTCGCACATGGGCGAGATCGAGGTGCGCGGACCGGGCGCGCTCGAGCTCTGCCAGCGCGTCGCGACCAACGACGCGTCCCGCCTCGCCGTCGGCCAGGCGCAGTACACGCTCTGGTGCGACGAGAACGGCGGCACGATCGACGACACGATCCTCTACCGGACCGGCGACGAGCGCTTCCTGTTCTGCGTCAACGCAGGCAACGCGCAGATCTGCCGCGACTGGATCCTCGAGCAGAGCAAGCACGTGCCGAACGCGGTCGTGGTCGACAGAAGCGACGAGCTCGCGCTGCTCGCGCTGCAGGGACCGCGCACGACCGACGTGCTGCAGCGCGTGGGCGCCGAGGCCGAGCTGCTCGCGCTGCCGCGCTTCGCCTGCGCGGAGGCGACGGTCGCGGGCGTGCGCGTGTTCGCGGCGCGCACCGGCTACACCGGCGAGGACGGCTTCGAGCTCTTCGTGCCGGTCGCGAGCGCGGTCGCGCTCTGGCAGGCGCTGCTCGGCGCCGCGAGCGACGACCTCGAGATCGGCCCGATCGGGCTCGGCGCGCGCGACACGCTGCGGCTCGAGGCCGGGCTGCCGCTCTACGGCCACGAGCTCGCGCGCGACGTGACGCCGCTCGAAGCGGGCCTCGGCTGGGCCGTCAAGCTCGACAAGCCGCACTTCATCGGCCGCGACGCGCTCGTCGCGCAGAAGCAGAAGGGCGTCCCGCGCCAGCTCGTCGGCCTCGAGCTGCGCGAGCCCGGCATCGCGCGCGCCGACTATCCGGTGCTCGCCGACGGCAAGCAGGTCGGACGCTGCACGAGCGGCACCAAGTCGCCGACGCTCGGCAAGGCGATCGCCCTTGCGTTGATCGCGCGGGAATCGCTAGACGCAGCGTTGTCCGTCGAGATCCGCGGTCGCGCGGTCGCGGCGGAACGCGTGCGGCTGCCGTTCTACCGCCGGCCGGCGACGCCGGCGAGCTGA
- a CDS encoding TonB C-terminal domain-containing protein, translated as MATLSEPQEPHAPRASTLFYFLLLSIAVHALMLLWLRGAKLSLGDFEPPPVVVKLAPAPAEAPPPPPAQRPADRLAAAETRRQIVAPSDQENNLPPVGRAFLSDRDNRVEQETVRKGNPDAGGPQAPQQPPQVASAQPPAPPPAPKPAAPEAPAKAPPAKAPPAKAPAAKAPAKAPAKSQPAQRRAQEAAKRPSIVERGETVPAEREKLPGLRELFAPPSEVLAKAQLERQAAGGGPTGPNAVDDPRKDLVSAPPPAPGLFGGMRGTFDALPDVAQGNLTMLNTKADRFAPFVRRVGTRVFQNLLIYQRQNLEASDILAANDIVTARVILDRNGKLKTLEIEEHSGSMAVDQTLIDALRQAAFDDNPPPSAANANGEYEFIFQAQLIAGVGPGPRGPVLRTVESRLRIGLL; from the coding sequence GTGGCAACGCTGAGCGAACCGCAGGAACCGCACGCCCCGCGCGCCTCGACGCTGTTCTACTTCCTGCTGCTGTCGATCGCGGTGCACGCGCTGATGCTGCTGTGGCTACGCGGCGCGAAGCTGTCGCTCGGCGACTTCGAGCCGCCGCCGGTCGTGGTCAAGCTCGCGCCCGCGCCGGCCGAGGCACCCCCACCGCCGCCCGCGCAGCGTCCGGCCGATCGGCTCGCCGCCGCGGAGACGCGGCGGCAGATCGTCGCGCCGTCCGATCAGGAGAACAACCTGCCGCCCGTCGGCCGCGCCTTCCTGAGCGACCGCGACAACCGCGTCGAGCAGGAGACGGTGCGCAAGGGCAATCCCGACGCCGGCGGGCCGCAGGCGCCGCAGCAGCCGCCGCAGGTCGCCAGCGCGCAGCCGCCGGCACCGCCGCCCGCGCCGAAGCCGGCGGCACCGGAGGCGCCGGCCAAGGCCCCGCCCGCGAAGGCTCCGCCGGCGAAGGCTCCCGCCGCCAAGGCGCCGGCGAAGGCGCCCGCGAAGTCGCAGCCCGCACAGCGTCGCGCGCAGGAGGCGGCGAAGCGCCCGAGCATCGTCGAGCGCGGCGAGACCGTGCCCGCAGAGCGCGAGAAGCTGCCCGGCCTGCGCGAGCTGTTCGCGCCGCCGAGCGAGGTGCTCGCCAAGGCGCAGCTCGAGCGTCAAGCAGCCGGCGGCGGTCCGACCGGGCCGAACGCCGTCGACGATCCGCGCAAGGACCTGGTCAGCGCTCCGCCGCCGGCGCCGGGACTGTTCGGCGGCATGCGCGGCACCTTCGACGCCCTGCCCGACGTCGCGCAGGGCAACTTGACGATGCTGAACACCAAGGCCGACCGCTTCGCGCCCTTCGTGCGCCGCGTCGGCACGCGCGTGTTCCAGAATCTGCTGATCTACCAGCGGCAGAACCTCGAGGCGTCGGACATCCTCGCGGCCAACGACATCGTCACCGCGCGCGTCATCCTCGACCGCAACGGCAAGCTCAAGACGCTCGAGATCGAGGAGCACTCGGGCAGCATGGCCGTCGACCAGACGCTGATCGACGCGCTCCGCCAGGCCGCGTTCGACGACAACCCGCCGCCGTCGGCGGCGAACGCCAACGGCGAGTACGAGTTCATCTTCCAGGCGCAGCTCATCGCCGGCGTCGGCCCGGGACCGCGCGGGCCGGTGCTGCGCACGGTCGAGAGCCGGCTGCGGATCGGGCTGCTCTAG